ATCCCGATATTGATCTCGGGCTGCTTGGGAACTTTCATTCCGTCTTCTCCTCGCCGCCGTTGAGGAGCTCCTCAATGGGCTTGGGACCGTACTCTGCGATGACCATGTTGATCTGAACGATCTCAGAGGAGATTGCGGATCCGCGGGCTGCGACCCTCTTCCTCTCTCCATGGTACTTCTCGTGGAATCCGAGTCCGTCTGAGAGAAGCAGGGGGACCCTCTTCTTTCCGGGGAGGTCCTTCCTCATGGGGGTTCCGTTCTTGTCGGAACCGCCGGTGATCTTGATCTTGTATCCGGGAAGTCCAACAAAAATTCCGTCTACGATCTCCCCGATGTTCTTTCCATCCAGGGAGTTCGCGTGGTGGCCAGACACGGTAACGTTGTAGGATTTACCGGTCTTCACATCGTTTACAATAGCTTTGAATTCTACTGCCATTTGAACACCTGTAACGGTGGCAATTGGACTATATTTTATAAAGCTATCGCACGCGCTCCCTTATAATATATAGGGAAGCGGTCCCCGATATGCGGAAATCAGCAGGAACGTGGCTCGAACAGGGTCGCTTCGACCATGGAACACAGAGCATGATAGATGGGCAAGTGGCGCTCCTGAATCTTGAAGGTCTCCTTCTCGGGCACGATGATGCAGACGTCGGCCAGAGCCTTGCACTTGCCTCCGTCCCTTCCCGTAAGGGCGATGGTCTTCACACCCTTGGCACGGGCGACCATCAGTGCATCGACGATGTTCCCCGAATTGCCCGAAGTGGTGATTCCCATGAAGACGTCTCCCGCATGTCCCAGCGCATTCACGAGCTGTGCGAAAGCGGCCGGCCATTCGACGTCGTTGGCATATGCGGAATTGGATGCGTTGAAGGTTGTGAGAGGTATTGCGGCGAGGCCTCCCTCGAGGTGGCCTGCGAGTTCTTTGCCCGCTTCGCCGTAGAGCTTCTCCAGCTCGGAAACTAGCTTGGGATCCACGGCACGTTTGAACATGAAGGACTTGGTCAGCTCTCCGGAGATGTGGTCGCTGTCTGCCGCACTGCCTCCGTTGCCTGCGATGAGGAGCTGTCCGTCGTGTTTGTAGCTCTCCAGGAGGGTGAAGTACGCGTTGGCGATGTCCTCCCTGCATACAGAGAGCTCAGGGTACCTCTCGATGAGCTCATCGAGGATGAAATTGGCATCTCTGGGTTTGGAATCCATGAAATCACATTCCCCAGAATGGTTCTGATTTGCGTTTGATGGCGACGGTGTCGGACATGGCGAGCTTCTCGTCGTCGGTGAGGTCGAGTTTGGAGATGGCCTTATAACCGCTCTCGATCAGGTCCACGTAGAGCACGTCGTTCTCGTTGATCTGCCTGCCGACGGTGACTCCGTCTATGGCCACGGAGACCTCGTCTCCTTGGACACCTTCCTTGAGGATGTTCCCGTCGTCGTCACGGACCGATTTAATGGTTCCGCAGTCCTTGCCTTCGAGATTGATGAGATTCTCTCCGACCCTGATCCTTCCGGCCAGCACCCTCACTCCGACTACGGCAGGCTTGTTGACCCTGAACACGTGGTCGGGCAGGATGGTGATCTTGGCAGGGAAGGAGAACTCCGCCCTCTTGTCGGACTCAGTCTGCCTGGTGGACTCCTCGAGCCAGAGCTTGTAATCGTCGATGAGTGCGTAGACGATGTTGTTGGTCATCACCTTGATGCTGTGGGTCGCAATCTCGCTCTCCGCATCCTTGGTGATGTTGACGTTGAATCCCAGGATGACATGGTGGGTGTCGTTTCCGTAGGAGGACTCCAGGATATCCCTCCTGGTGATGTCCCCGATACCGTACTTCCTGATGGGGATGCCTGCCAGCTTTGCTTCGAAGGCCAGGGCTTCCAGGGATCCGATGGCATCGGCCTTGATGGTGATTCCCTTCTCTACCGTCTCGATTTTGATAGAGGTCTCCTCGGAGATCTCCTTGATGGCTGGGTCCTTGGGGTTCTTGACCACACGGATGGGTGCTCCCGCGATGACGCCGGTCGCATCCTGGCAGGCAATCTTCACTCCTGCCGCCGCATGAAGTTCCTTGACGTTGTCGAACCTGTCGCGGGGATCGCGGATCTCGTCGAGGGGCTTGGGTTTGAGGATGGCTTTGATTCTGGTGACCAGGGGCGCCCCGTTGGTTCCGATGGCGACGGTCTGTCCGGTCTTGAGGGTACCGGAGTAGAGGATCATGTCCATGGTCTGTCCGAGTCCCTTGACCTCCTTGACCTCGAGGATGGTTCCCCTTCCGGGGCCCTCCTCCTTCTCGAGACGAGACTCGAGGAAGCGCTGTGCCAGACCGATCAGCATGAGCATGATGTCGGGCACTCCCTCGCCGGTCTTGGCGCTGATGGGGATCAGGGCGACTGCCTTGGTGAAATCGTCGATACGGTCGTACCTGTCAGCGAAGACGCCCTCCGACGAAAGCTGTGAGATGATGTTGTACATGTGCTCCTCGAAGGCGGCGAGGGTGTGTGCCTGCTGCTTCTTCTCGGATATGACAAAGGCCTGGTTCTCCTCCGAGATCCACCCGTCGACGGTGTCGATCTTGTTTAGGGCGATGACGAAGGGGGTCTTGTACTGCCTGAGGATGTGGATGGACTCGATGGTCTGAGGCATCAGTCCTTCCCTGATGTCGATGACAAGCACGGCAAGGTCCGCGAGGGAGCCCCCCCTAGCACGGAGGGAGGTGAACGCCTGGTGTCCGGGAGTGTCGATGAAAAGCAATCCGGGGACGGTGAAGCGCTTCTTTCCGATAATGGGTCCGCACATCTCGTAGATGCGCTCTATGGGTACCTCGGTCGCACCGATGTGCTGGGTGATTGCCCCGGCTTCCCTGTCGCCGACGGCTGTACCCCTGATCCTGTCGAGGAGCTTGGTTTTACCGTGATCGACATGACCGAGGACGCTGACTACGGGTTGCCTTATTGCCATGGAACATCACATCTCTTTATAGGGAAAGGAAAAGGTAAAAGGTTTTAGGTGACCGTTAGGCGGCCGACTCACTCGTAGAGCCACTTGTTGGAGTCTTTGGTGTAGTCGACGAGCTCTTCGGGCTTGAAGAAGATGCCGATCTCCCTGGCTGCGGACTCGGGGGAGTCGGAGCCGTGGATGATGTTGAGACCGGTTACCATGCAATAGTCGCCGCGGATGGTTCCGGGGGCGGAGTCCTGGGGGTTGGTCTTTCCCATCATGTTCCTGCAGACCTGCACTGCGTTCTCTCCTTCCCAGACCATTGCGAAAACGGGTCCGGAGGTGATGTAGGAGATGAGCGAGGGGAAGAAGGGCTTGCCCTTGTGCTCTCCGTAGTGGTTCTCTGCGACTTCCTTGGGGATGATCATGAGCTTTGCTGCGACGAGCTTGAGCCCTTTCTTCTCGAAGCGGGAGACGATCTCACCGACGAGTCCGCGCTGGACTCCGTCGGGCTTGACCATCAGGTAGGTCTTCTCCATAACCATCGGAATCACTCCTTGGACTCTGCCTTGGCTGCTGCCTTGAGGCGGGCTTCCTTCTCGACGTGGGCCTTCTCGGTCCACTCGGTGGTCCTGGGGACCCTCTTCAGAATGATCATGTTCTTGTAGCACTTGTTGGCGTCGAAGAAGAGGACGGTTCCGTCTTTCTTAACGTACATCTTTCCGGTTCCGGGAGCGATGGTGGCTCCGCAGAAAGAGCATTTTTTATCCTCAACCATTCAAATCACCTGCCCATTCCGAGCTTTCTGGCCTCTCTGGAGGTCTCTCTGAGCATAAGGATGTCGCCCATCCTGACAGGACCCATGATGTTCCTGGTGATGATCCTGCCTTTGTCGCGTCCGTCAAGGACACGGACTTTAACCTGGGTAGCCTCTCCGGTCATTCCGGTACGTCCGATAACTTCGACGACCTCGGAGGGGATGCTGTCTGTGTCAACCATGTAGATTCCTCAGAATCAGTTCTTCAGGTCTTTGACTGCTGCTGCGATCTCGTCGATCTGTGCCTTTCCGTTGCCGGCGTCGACGATTGCGACAGAGGCGGTGGGCTTCTCGAGTCCGATTGCCTTTCCGAGCTCCTCTTTGGAGGGAACGTACACGTAGGGGACGTTCTTCTCGTCGCAGAGTGCGGGGATGTGGGCAAGGATCTCCGGGGGCTCGACGTCGACTGCCATGATGACAAGTGCTGCCTCGCCGCGCTCGATAATCTTGGTGACCTCGTTGGTTCCTTTCTTCACTTTGCCGGAGTCGCGTGCGATCTCAGCAACAGAGTATGCTTTGTCAGAGAGTTCCTTGGGGGTCTCAAATTTAACGAATACTGCCATATCAATACCTCATTCAGGCCTTTTCAGGCCCTCATCATTCATCGGCTCTAAAAGAGCTGAAGGTGACGATTAGCTCTTACTATAAAAGGCGTTCGGGCATGGGCTCATTCCGAGTCCGCTTTCTTCCTCTTATAAGAAGGGAGAAGCGCGGCGATCTCCACCAGACGGCCCTTCAGGACCAGCCAGACGAGATACAGGATGGCGGCGTACTGGAGGGCCCCCGCACCGTAGAACAGCAGCAGCCAGTAGGGGGCGGCGGCATCGGACCAGGAGACCACCGTGGCCACCGCGATCAGGTTGGAATCGCAGGCCAGGGTCAGCAGCAGGGTGAAGTTGTTGGCCAGGATGTACAGGGACGCGAACACGGCGATGAGGACCAGAGGCCTCATGAAGCCCCTGTCCGAGACTACCGCGTAGACGGTCAGGAAGGGGATCAGCAGGACCAGGTACTGGGGGGTGGGCGGGAAGAGGAACATGATCACCAGATTGACCAGCATGTACCACAGGAATTCATTCTCCAGATCCTTGCCCGCGGTGCGGTAGAACACAAGTGCCAGCAGTATGCAGAGTACGATGATTATGAGGTATGCTGCCACGGTACCCATCCCTGCAATGGCGTCCCATTGGCTGCCGTCGCCGCCGGCACGGGCGGTGAGGAAGGTGAAGCAGTAGCTGAGGGTCCCGTCCATGATCTGCGGGAGGAATACCGCCGCGGCTACAATCATGACCCCTGCGGCCGCCACGATGACGGACAGCAGCCCCTTGCGGATGTCGCGGTCCTCCTTCACGAGGACGTATGCGACCATCAGGGGCAGCAGGAACACGGGGAACAACTTGAGCAGGATGGCCAGACCCATCATCAGACCGGTGCAGAAGTACAGCCTCCGCCTGATGCACATGAACCCTGCGAGGGTCAGGAGCGCGGTGATGTTGTCGAACATACCCTGGACGACGGGAGCGAGGATCACGAGGGGGTTCAAGAACCACAGGGCGAATCCGAGAACGGCCTTCCTCCTGTCGCCGGTGTAGTCGAGGACCACGAGGTAGATCAGGTACGCCACGACAAGGTCCACGAGGTACAGGGGGAGCTTGACCCAGAAGGTGTAGGTCATGGATGTGGTGTTAGCGGATATCCAGCCGTCGTAGCCTTCGAAACCGAGGGCCTCGGGCACACGGAAGGCGGTCTCGCCGAGGGTCAGGCAGGCCTGCTGTATGAGATTCATGAACCCCAATATGTAACCCCAGACCGGGGTGTAGAAGTATCCGGTCAGGCCGTACAGGCCGTTTCCCGAGGAGGCGTTGGCCATGATTATGGCCCAATGATGCACGTCGTATCCGTAGTTCAGCGCCAGGCCCGAGGGGATGCGGATGGCGAGACCGACCGCTATGACGACGGCCAGGAAGACTGCGACCGTCCTCGAATCGGTGTTCCTCAGGATCCTCTCGCTGAAAGTCATGTTATCACAGGGTCATCGTGAACAGCTTACCATAAACCGAGAAGTCGCCTCCCAGGTACAGGAACGCTGCGACGTTGCCGGTGGCGGGCCAGTTGCTGAAGGTACCGGTCACAGTGCCGCGGGCGACGTTTCCGGTCTTGCAGTCGAGCTCGGCGGAGCAGTAGCAGATTCCTGAGGCGATGATGTTGGCCATGTCCATGCGCTGGTTGTTGGAGTAATTGCCTCCCATGACGCAGACCATGCCCGAACCGTTCTTCACCAGGACAGTGCTGGCACATCCGTCCTTCTCGTATCCGACGGCCAACGAATCGGCTCCTGCTGAGGCGATGTTGACCGCATATCTCACGTCGTTGTTCTTGAGGGAAAGGTCCCTGCGGTAATTGTTGGCGGTGACGTCGGTCAGGGCGCGGGTGTCCCCGGTCTCGGGGTTCAGAGTGCCGGTGCCGAGGAAACATGCCTCGTAACCGGTGACCTTAGAGGTCGTTCCGTCCGCCTTCCCGATGTACTTCCCAATCGCCTCGCCGGCCCAGTACAGCGATCCGCCGGATGCGATCCATGTGAGGATCGGACATCCCGCAGCCCCGTTGTAGACCGTCTCGGGGATGGCACCGGATATCATGATGAGTCCCACGCCGGTCCCGGCCTCGGACATCTTGGACGCCAGCTCCGCGGCGTTGACATAGGTCACGTCGGTGACCGAGTAGTACTTCAGATTGTTGACCAGCTGACTGAGGTAGTACTTCTGATCGAGCGCCTTGGCACCGACCTCGACCTTGGCGTCGTGTACCACGCTGCCGTAGCCCTCGTCGTAATAGACGTAGAACCTGGTGGGGGCCTGGAAGCTGCCGTTATCGGACAGGACCGCGGTGTAGCAGTGAGAGCCCGAATCGTAGACGGAGAAGTTCCCGGACGCGTCGGCGGAGGAGTCGTACCTGTAGATGTTGCCGTAGGTGGCATATTCGCCGACCAGAATCACGGCACATATCGCCACAGCCAGGATTATCAGCCCGTAATCGCGTTTATCCACGTATCTCACCTCCGAGTATTGTCCTTAGTTCCGTGATAAACTCATTCAGCTTATTGTACCTGTCGAAGAGACCGAGATCGGACAGAAGGAACAGGGCTATCAGAATCATGATGATCAGCTGGATAAACTCCACTATGAACACGACCAACTGGGTAAGAGGGGTGCCGAACACAGGAGTGTCCAATGCATGCATCCAGGAGATCACGGTCTGCGGCTCGCACAGATGCAGATACTCCGACGCGGTGGTAAGCAGAGAGAATGAATTGTTGAAGAATGCCGCGGTTGTGGTCAGGATTGCCATTGCTATCAGGCATATGAGAAGCGCACGGTTCCTGTCCCTGCATGCGATGTAATAGGACAGCAGAGGAAGATACACTATCCAGTACTGCGGTCCGGGAGAGAATATCGTGCATATGCTCAGCATAGCCAGAATCAATACCAGGAAATCCTGTTTCCTGCGTGCATCATCCATACGCCATGCGAATATAGCCAGAATGACCAGCATCACCAGGGTGACCGCGATGAACGGATAGGTACGCAGCATCAGCATCAGATCGTATTCCGAGGTCCTTCCGAAAACGAACGAGAACGCATTCATGACCGTTCCGTCCAGAATCTGCGGGAGGAAGATCACCAGGGCGGTCAGAACTGCTCCGGACACGGACAGCAGGAGATTCTTCCAGGACAGTCTTCCGGGAGTTGCCTTCACGACGTAAACGCAGAGCAGGAAGATGCAGAATGCGGGGAAGAATTTGATCAATGCCGCGATTGTGAATATCACACCTGCGATGAAGAATAGATTGCGCCTCACCAGCAATACGCAGAGGAGCGTAAGCAGGGCGGAGATGCAATCAAACTGTGCCTGAACGGAGGACATGTAGATGACTATGGGGCACAGGAACCAGAGTCCGAAACCGATGGCGGCCTTGCGCTCGTCCCCGCACTCGCTCATCACAAGACGGTAGATGAGGTAACCCACCAGCACATCCACAAGAATCAGCGGCAGTTTCATAGCGAAATTGAAAACGGGAGTGGTGGTGGTCGCGGTCTGATACGGGAACACCATTCCTTCGATTTCCAGAAGATCGGTGAAACGCTCGCCGTAAGTCATCCCGGGCAGGAGATTGATGATGAGATCCTCGAAGCCGAGGATGTAGCCCCATGCGGGAGTGTAGAAATATCCTGTGAGACCGAATAATCCGTTGCCGCTCTCGGTATTCTGGAGGATCACTCCCCAGTGCTCGATATCGAACGGATATGTGAACACCGGCGCGAATACCAGGCGGATCGCCAGACCCAGGATCAAAATCCATAGAGCCAGACCTGCGGAAAATGCATACTTCCTGTTTGCGGCGGTCTCACAGTCTGACATCGTGCGGAGAACATTTTCAGGCTATTAAGTTATAGCGGGCACAAGGGAAGAAGAATCAATTCTTCTTCTCGGCCGGATACATCTCGTAATAATCGACCCTGTACACCTTGCAGAAGAATTTGGCAAGGAATTTCCCGAAACCCCACAGCTGATGGAAGGTCATGATGGGGACCTTGGGGTTGATGTGGGACTCTCCCTCCGCACGGGTACCGAAATCGTATGTGAAATAGCGGACATCGACCTTGCGGTCGTTGTACTTCATCAGATCCATGAGGACTTTCCAACCTTTGAGCTCGAAATTGCCCCAGTTGGCCTGGATAACGGGACGGAACACATCGCACTTGAGTCCGAACAGACCGCTCATCATATCCTTGGTGGTCTGTTTGCCGTGGAGTTTGAAGAACACCTTGCAAAACAGTTCGACGACCTCGGAACCCATGGCCCTCTTGAATCCCATGGACATCCTGCTGGTCCTCTTGCCGATGCACAGTTCTGCTCCGGCCTCCATCTGGTCGTAGATGCCCTGCAGTGCGGAGATGGGATGCTGGAAGTCGCAGTCCATGCAGATAGCGTAATCGGTCTCGGCGATCTCGAACCCCTGGATGACGGATGCACCGAGTCCGCGCTCCTCGGGTTTCCTGACGAACATCTTGGTCAGGGGATCGTTGAGTTCCTCGATGAGCTGGCGGCTCCTGTCGGTGGAATTGTCGTCCATGAAGAGGATGCGGAACTCGGGGTATGCCTCCCTGATGGCCTTGGCCATGTTCTGGATGTTCTTCTCCTCGTTGTAGGTCGGAATCACAATCGTGCAGGTGCCTGCCATTGGTATCACACCCTCCAAACCGCCCAACTATATTATTTTTGCATAAAGAAGGGACCATGCAGGGAAAAGGATGGATACGATAACGATTCCCGGTGGCTGATAAGGCATTAATAAGAGCATCTGATTTTCTTGGTAGATGTCCTTCGTTCGCGACCTCATCGACAAGATATTCTACGGCAAGCACGGAGAGGCCATGCGCTATCTGTTCTTCGGTTTCCTCAACGTCATCGTCACATGGGTCTCGTACGCCGCACTCGTGCTGGTCGGGATCGACATCAACATCAGCAATGCGGCATCCTGGGTCATCGGAGTGGCATTCGCCTTCGTGGTGAACAAGCTCTATGTTTTCAACAGCAGGAACATGGAGACCAAGACCGTCGGAAAGGAGGCGGCGAGCTTCACCATCGGAAGGATCATAACCGGACTGGTCGCCATCATCGGATTCCCGATTCTCTACAACCTCGGCCTCAACCAGCATCTCTTGGGTGTTGACGGTTTCGTCGCCAAGATCACGGTCAGTATACTGGAGATCGTCCTGAACTACTTCTTCAGCAAGTACCTCGTCTTCAACCACGGCGACAAGGAATGAGTTACTCGGGTTCTTTGACGAATTGAGTGGGTCGGTGTAATTCGGTTTCTAATGTTCATTTTTCGGAGGGGAACACATTTTAGATTACTATTCTCACTTTCGGGCATCCCCCTGTGAACTTTATATACCTCGAAACAACGTATCTAAAACGATGCCGTATCGTACCGTGAAGATCCAGCTCTTCCCTAAACCCGAACAGGAGAAGAAGCTCTTACTGACCCTGCATGCCTGCAGGGCCACCTACAACGATCTCAACGAGTACTGCAGGGACTTCACTAAAAGATACGATGAATGGCGCGAGAGCATGGGCGTGAAGGAAGGTGAAGATGCTTCGCTTTACGAAACGGATACCAATCCTCTTCCGAGGTTCCCTTCGGAATTCGAACTCACCGCAAAAGCGGGAGAGTTCAGGGAGATCAACCTATGGAGACGGGATGCTTACGGTACTGCAGTCAGAGAAGTCGGCTGCAGGATATACAAAGCATATCAACGTTGGTTCGATTCCTTAATAGACAATCCTTCCGCAGGAAAACCCAGATTCAGGACTGACGGGAGATACGACTCGTTCACATATACAGAGTACAATCAATATCGCCTGGATACCCAGGGATTGTTCAAGGGAAAGAAACCGCGCATGTTCCTCGGAGGCGTAGGCTGGGTCAGATCCTCTGACAATAACATCATCAAGAGAGTCCCAGTAGATCGCATGAAACAGGCAGTGGTATCCAGGAAGAAGATGGGTAAGAGCAACAAATGGTACATCACGATCTTCTGCGAATGTCTCGAGATACCCGACAACCGTACCTGGTACATGGATGCGGAAACTCCCGATCCCGTAGGATTGGATCTCGGAGCAAGGAGAGTGGCAACACTGACCGACGGCACGGTGGTCGAGAACCACCGTACCATGAGGAAGAACGAGAAGAAGATGGCAAAGATACAGCGCAAGATCTCCAAGACCGAGGAGGGTTCGGAGGAACGCAGGAAGTATCTGGGTCATCTCAGGCATCTGCAGAAGAGGATCGACGACAGTAAGAATGACGTACTGCAGAAAGCAACCAGATCGATTGCTCAGAATCACACGAAGATCTTCGTGGAGGATCTTTCAGTAAGAGATCTTATTGATTTACAGGATAACAAAGAATCAAGGAAACTGTTCCGCGATGCGAGTGCGGGGACATTCATGAGACTGCTCAGATACAAGGGGGAGGAAACCGGGTCTGAGATAGTTCCAGTGAATCCCGCCTACACGAGCAGGATCTGCACCAAATGCGGAAAACTGAACGATCCGTTCAGCGAAGAGACCTTCCGTTGCAGATTCTGCGGTTTCACCAAACACCGTGACGACAACGCATGCGTGAACGTACTTAGACGCGGGATGGGGTTCGACATCCTCGGCACGTCATCAATTGCCGGAATTACCAAGGCGGAAGCCGAAGTGCAGAATTGACAAATTGAGGGGAATTCCACCCACTCAATTCGTCAAAGAACCGTTACTCGATTCCTTTCTTCTTCTTAACAAAGAACGAAAGAACAATGCTCACCGCAATCACGACCAGGATCATCACGATGGTGATGATCTGGGACTCCTCGGACTGGAAGTAATTGTAGAAGAAGTTGCTGAGCATCATGATGAACCCGAACTTCACGACACATCCCAAGACGATGTAGAACGCGGATTTGGGAACGCTCCAGTTGAGGATGGCGATGAACGCCCCGGCGAACGGCAGCATGGGGGCCACACGGTTGAGGAGCAGGAGCTTCTCGTCACTGACCACCAGGAACTGGGTATACTTGTCCAGGGCCGATTGGATCTTCTTCGGGATCTTGTGACTGTACTTCTTGACGACCAGGTACAGCGAGAATATACCTATCTGTTCGGCGATGATGGCTGCGATCAGAAGTTCTACCCCGAAAAGCAGAGGATGGCCGTAGTTTGCTCCGCCGATGAAAGCCAGGACGAAGAACAGTTCCGGCAGGGTCGGGATGAGCAGGGCATCCAGCAGAAATATGAGGAAGATACACAGGACGAGACCCCATTCGCCGTTGGCACCGAATAAGTCATAGATCGCCTGGCCTAGGTTCATGTCCGCCCACCTGTGCTGTTAAAAAGATGCGGGCCGAAGCCCGCTTTGAATGGTTTTCAGTTCACGTAGTCGAGCCACTTGTCGTACTTGGGGTCCTTACCCTCGACGATCTCGTGGAACTTGGCGTGGATTTTTGCGGAGACCTCTCCGGGGGTTCCGTCGCCGACAATGCGTCCGTCGATGGAAGTAACAGGTGCAATCTCTGCGGCGGTTCCGGTCATCCAAATCTCGTCGGCAGTGGTCAGCTGGAACCTGGTGATGGGGGCCTCGACGACCTCGTAACCAAGATCCTTGGCGACGGCGATGATGGAGCTCCTAGTGACTCCCTGAAGGATTCCCTCGGAGACGGAAGGGGTGTAGATCTTGCCGAATTTGTAGATGAATATGTTCTCTCCGCTGCACTCGGCGGGACGGCCCTCCTTGTTGAGCATGAGTGCCTCTCCGGCGCCCTGGCGGATGGCCTCTCTCTTGGCGA
The sequence above is a segment of the methanogenic archaeon ISO4-H5 genome. Coding sequences within it:
- a CDS encoding transposase IS605 OrfB family gives rise to the protein MPYRTVKIQLFPKPEQEKKLLLTLHACRATYNDLNEYCRDFTKRYDEWRESMGVKEGEDASLYETDTNPLPRFPSEFELTAKAGEFREINLWRRDAYGTAVREVGCRIYKAYQRWFDSLIDNPSAGKPRFRTDGRYDSFTYTEYNQYRLDTQGLFKGKKPRMFLGGVGWVRSSDNNIIKRVPVDRMKQAVVSRKKMGKSNKWYITIFCECLEIPDNRTWYMDAETPDPVGLDLGARRVATLTDGTVVENHRTMRKNEKKMAKIQRKISKTEEGSEERRKYLGHLRHLQKRIDDSKNDVLQKATRSIAQNHTKIFVEDLSVRDLIDLQDNKESRKLFRDASAGTFMRLLRYKGEETGSEIVPVNPAYTSRICTKCGKLNDPFSEETFRCRFCGFTKHRDDNACVNVLRRGMGFDILGTSSIAGITKAEAEVQN